One part of the Mya arenaria isolate MELC-2E11 chromosome 3, ASM2691426v1 genome encodes these proteins:
- the LOC128225571 gene encoding uncharacterized protein y4mH-like, with the protein MEYVDCHFHVWALDKFKYPWPTPDMRIHKDYWPCDLEGNIENTPVKHAIFLQCLNASFGGTAEAEWVMDMATSHPVIVGVVAGLDLTRPDLDSVITSLKANGCLKGARHLIDFEADDWLTRDDVSRGLVTLAKHDLTFDLAVRHEHLPLVTTVVAKHPSLRFIINHIAEPIFTEGKKTDWWDDMEQIGKYPNVFCKISGLIAENKKNTWKAIDYQPFIDHVISVFGVDRCVFGSDWPVFENAGVTYEENLANTEKLLAKLGPNDRLKIFRENAIRVYKLDL; encoded by the exons ATGGAGTATGTGGATTGCCATTTCC ATGTTTGGGCCTTGGATAAGTTCAAATACCCTTGGCCAACGCCGGACATGCGAATCCACAAGGACTACTGGCCATGTGACCTTGAGGGTAACATCGAAAACACGCCCGTTAAAcacgcgatcttcttgcagtGTTTGAACGCGAGCTTCGGGGGCACAGCGGAAGCAGAATGGGTAATGGACATGGCCACGAGTCACCCGGTCATTGTTGGCGTTGTGGCTGGACTCGACCTGACCAGACCAGAT CTGGATTCCGTTATCACTTCGCTAAAGGCAAATGGTTGTTTAAAAGGAGCAAGACATCTGATAGATTTCGAGGCAGACGATTGGTTGACGCGAGATGACGTCAGCAGAGGTCTTGTGACCCTGGCTAAACATGACCTCACATTTGACCTGGCTGTTAG GCACGAGCACCTTCCATTGGTCACCACCGTAGTCGCAAAACATCCGAG CCTCCGTTTCATCATTAACCACATTGCCGAACCAATATTTACGGAGGGTAAGAAGACGGACTGGTGGGATGACATGGAACAGATTGGCAAATACCCAAATGTTTTCTGCAAAAT ATCTGGGTTGATTGCTGAGAACAAGAAAAACACGTGGAAGGCCATTGACTACCAACCTTTCATCGAT CATGTTATATCGGTTTTTGGAGTAGACAGATGTGTGTTTGGATCAGACTGGCCCGTTTTCGAAAATGCTGGGGTCACCTATGAAGAAAACCTGGCCAATACAGAAAAACTCCTGGCAAAACTCGGCCCAAATGACAGATTGAAGATATTTCGGGAAAACGCAATCAGAGTTTATAAACTGGATTTGTaa
- the LOC128227661 gene encoding uncharacterized protein y4mH-like: MEYVDCHFYNWALEEFKYPWPTPDMQIYKDYWPCGLERNIKNTPVKHAVFVQCLNASFGGIAEAEWMMDMVSIHPVVVGIVAGLDLTSPDLDSVITSLKAKGCLKGARHLLNFEADDWLTRDDVNRGLDTLAKHDLTFDLAIRHENLPLISTVVAKHPSLRFILNHIAEPNFSEGRTTGWWDDMEQIAKYPNVFCKISGLIAEDKKDTWKAIDYQPFIDHVLSVFGVDRCVFGSDWPVFENAGVTYEENLANTEKLLAKLGPNDRLKIFRENAIRVYKLDL; encoded by the exons ATGGAGTATGTGGATTGCCATTTTT ATAATTGGGCCTTGGAGGAGTTCAAATATCCTTGGCCAACGCCGGACATGCAGATCTACAAGGACTACTGGCCATGTGGCCTTgagagaaatataaaaaatacgcCCGTTAAACACGCGGTCTTCGTGCAGTGTTTGAATGCGAGCTTTGGGGGCATAGCGGAAGCAGAATGGATGATGGACATGGTCTCGATTCACCCGGTCGTTGTGGGCATTGTGGCTGGACTCGACCTGACCAGTCCAGAT CTGGATTCGGTTATCACTTCGCTCAAGGCAAAGGGTTGTTTAAAAGGGGCAAGACATCTCCTAAATTTCGAGGCAGACGATTGGTTGACGCGAGATGACGTCAACAGAGGACTCGATACCCTGGCTAAACATGACCTCACATTTGACCTGGCTATAAG GCACGAAAACCTTCCATTGATCTCCACCGTAGTCGCAAAACATCCAAG CCTCCGATTCATTTTAAACCACATTGCCGAACCAAACTTTTCAGAGGGTAGGACGACGGGCTGGTGGGATGACATGGAACAGATTGCCAAATACCCAAATGTTTTCTGCAAAAT ATCTGGATTGATTGCTGAGGACAAGAAAGACACGTGGAAGGCCATTGACTATCAACCTTTCATCGAT CACGTTCTCTCGGTTTTTGGAGTAGACAGATGTGTGTTTGGATCAGACTGGCCCGTTTTCGAAAATGCTGGGGTCACCTATGAAGAAAACCTGGCCAATACAGAAAAACTCCTGGCAAAACTCGGCCCAAATGACAGATTGAAGATATTTCGGGAAAACGCAATCAGAGTTTATAAACTGGATTTGTaa
- the LOC128227663 gene encoding putative nuclease HARBI1, with protein sequence MERRPNLDDLTNIEIIDRYRLDRDGIDYVENILSRQITPKAYRNHAISARHKLLITLRFPKVMGLIDGTHIRIRAPSEDEYMYVNRKQFHSVNVQVVVDGEDKIIDIVARWPGSVHGARILRESGLSQLLDNGFGGHEQFHLLGDSGYPSTRWLLTPYLNPQGLAQEAYNRSHKTTRSRVEKAIGQLKRRFGVLHTEIALSPEKACKVVIACAVLHNLCKARGIPFADNQDDDNGNNNNGDPRPQDQMPGLRYRDYFAATYFR encoded by the exons ATGGAGAGAAGACCTAATCTGGATGATTTGACAaacattgaaatcattgatCGATACCGTCTTGATCGTGATGGGATCGATTATGTGGAAAACATATTATCAAGACAAATAACGCCAAAAGCGTATCGAAACCATGCCATCTCTGCAAGGCACAAACTACTTATAACCTTAAGG TTCCCAAAAGTGATGGGCCTCATAGATGGCACCCACATAAGAATTAGGGCACCGTCAGAAGAcgaatatatgtatgtaaacagGAAACAGTTTCATAGCGTAAACGTGCAGGTGGTTGTGGATGGTGAAGACAAAATCATCGACATTGTAGCCCGCTGGCCGGGATCTGTTCACGGTGCCAGAATTTTGCGAGAAAGTGGCCTATCCCAGCTCTTAGATAATGGGTTTGGAGGCCATGAACAGTTCCATCTACTGGGTGATAGCGGCTATCCTAGTACGCGATGGCTGCTTACACCATATCTGAACCCCCAAGGTTTAGCACAAGAAGCTTACAACAG AAGCCACAAAACAACAAGATCCAGGGTAGAGAAAGCCATTGGACAGCTGAAGAGGAGATTTGGTGTGCTCCATACAGAGATTGCCCTTTCACCAGAAAAAGCCTGCAA AGTAGTCATCGCTTGTGCTGTGTTGCACAACCTGTGTAAAGCAAGAGGGATTCCATTTGCTGACAACCAAGATGATGACAATGGAAATAACAACAATGGTGATCCAAGGCCACAAGACCAAATGCCCGGTTTGCGATACAGGGATTATTTTGCTGCTACATATTTCC